The Haloarcula sp. CBA1127 nucleotide sequence CCTCATGGAGTTCGTCAACCGCTACACCGACGACAGCGGCAACGTTGAAACTGAGACCGAACTCCAGCGCAAGTACTACATCGTCGTTTGGGTGACTGACGACGACATTCACGACCTCCAGATGAACAGCGACTCCATCGCGGATTACCTGACCGGGATACCGGTTATTGGGCGGCTGTTCACTCGGTTCGACAGTGACACGCTCACTGACGCCGAGCGAGAGGAATTCAAGGCCAAGAAGCTCCACGACCGGCTCGAAACCGTCGACAGAGCAGTCAACAATATGTTCCGGTGTCGCAGTCGGTCGGTCAGCCCGCATGAGCTGGCGCACTTGACCGAGGACTACTGGGCTTGTGAAACGCGGTCCGAGCGGGAGTACGAAGAGGCGGCCTCCGTCTCTCCGGTGACGTACTCGGCACGGGAACTCATCAAGCACGGCGAGGGTGCCGCAGCCCACGACGCTGCGGAGGGCATGGACACCGACGACGTCGGTGGGACCGACTACGAGGTCGACGAGACCGACTTCGTCTCCCAGTTGCATAGACCGGGAGAGAACCATCGGTCACTGGTCGCGCCGACGGATATCGAATGGGAAGCCGACCACGCTCTCATCGACCAAGAGACGCACGCACGTTGCTTCTGGATCGAGACGTATCCCGAGCATCCGACGAGTGGAATGCTAGAGCAACTACTGCTGGATACGGACCTTGCCGTCGACGTCTCAATCCACATCGACCCATACGACGCTGATACAGCAGTGTCGGTCATGAAAGAGTGGATCTCCTCGCTGAAGATGCTGCAAAACGACAAAGGAGAGTTGGAAGCGGAGGATATCGAACAGGAGGTCAACCAGGCAAAGTACATCCGGCAGATGGTCCGGCGGAACCACACGTCGCTGTTCCGTGTCGGGGCGTTCATCCGGCTGACTGCGGAGACCGAAGAAGACCTCCGGAAGCAAACGAACCGGCTCGAAACGCTGCTGCGAGACTCGCCCTCTAACTGCGGGGTCAAGCGAACGACCCGCCGGCAGGAAGCAGGACTGGTGACTGTCTCGCCGATCGGGGCCAACGAACTCGGGCAGAACCGACTCTCCTCAATGACCGGGGAAGCGCTCGGATCGCTGTTCCCGTTCTCGTCGAACTACCTCCGAATGGAGGACGGCATCGAGTACGGACTGCACGGACACAACGATTCCTCGCTGTTGATCGACCCGTGGGAACTGGAAACCGGCCACTCAGAGCTGGTCACTGGGATGCCCGGCGGCGGGAAGACGCACGGCACGCAGGCTCGGGCGATGCGGATGCTGAAAAAGCGGTCGGACGTCAAGCAGATCTACATCGACCCGGTCGGGGATATGCACGGCAGCGCGAAGATGTTGGATGCAAAGACAATCACGATCAGCGGCGAGACGCCGCTGAACCCGTGTGAGATGCATCCGACGCCGCCGCATGTCCTCGAACAGTCCCCGGATATGCAGCCCGTCTCAGCGAAGAAAGACGAAGTGTACGGAGTGATCGAGAACTTCCTCCAATCTCGCGATGTCGATCTGGAGATGCACAGCGGCCTCATCACGTTCCTGATCGACAAGATATTCACTGAATCGGATATCGACCCAGCGGACCCATCGACACATACGCCGGAGAACTCGCCGGACCTGAGCGACTTCCTCGAAGTCGTTGACCGCCTCCAGGAAGAACCGGGAATGTTCCCCGGAGCGACAACGGAGTCCTCCCAGCAGAAAATCCAGCAGTACGCAAACGAACTCTCGATTGCACTGCATCCGTTCCGCCCGGGGAGTACGTTCGGCAACCTCTCGAAAGAGTCGGACCTGCGGCTGATCGACGACAGCAGCAAGGCCGTCTATCTGGATCTCCAGCAGGTCGAAGGCTCTGGTAGTGGCCTCGGTAAGCAGTCGTTCATCATGCAGCTGCTGCTGAGCACGCTGTACCAGCAGGCCAAGAATATGCAGCAAAAGGTCGAGATCATCATCGACGAAGCTCACTACCTGTTCAACGACGACGCAAATCTGGAGTCACTGAACCAGATTGCTCGCCACCAGCGCCACGCCGGACTGCGACTGGTGATGCTGTCCCAGACGCTCTCGGAGTTCGAGGACAAGGGCGCAGCCGAGGAAATCGCGGGAATGTGCCCGATCAAGGTGCATCACCGCGAGCCAGAGCTAGGCGACGAGACAGCAACAAGCGCTGGACTGACGGATGAACAGCAGTCCTACATCCAGCACGCCGAAGCCGGCAAGGAGTCACTGGGTGACGGACAGGGCTACTCACAAGCGCTGGTTCGCGTCGACGAACATGGCGATTACCCGCTGACGATCAAGACGTCGTGGGAAGAGAAGCAGATCATTGACCTCGACGCTGACGCAGAAGATGCGCTCGACGTTGTTGCTCACGAGGCTGACTCCCGCGCTGCTGATTTCGAAGAGTTCGTACGCTCGAAGGCAGTCGAGCAAGAGCTAGCGACTCGTGGATTGTCCCCGGAGAAGGCTGAACACGTCCTTAACGGACTCAGCGAAGACGAGTTGGTGGACGTGGTGTCTGTAGCACTTGACCAGACACAGCCAGAAGCAGTTGTCGCTGACGGTGGTATCGAGGCAGAGACTGATACGGAGTTTGACACTACGGAGAATTCAAATGAGTGACAAAGTTACAATTCGGCTGAGTACAGAGCAGCGAAAAGAGATCGTGAAGCAGGCTAACAAAACGGGAGAAGGGGTTTCAGAGTACATTCTGAAAGCTACGGAACAGCGTATATCTCGTGAACTACAGGAACAGCGTGCGGGGGAATTAAATCTTGGATCGGAACTGGACTACATCGCTGATGCCGTCGTCGAAGACGTTGAGGAAGCAACAAACGTTGACACGGAGCAGGAACTGTTCTACTCGGTCGCTCTGTGGGATTTAATAGCCTCTGAGTTCCCGGCAGACAAGCGCGCTACTGCGATGGAGGAAGCGACAGATAAACTAGAGGAAGAGGTTGAAACCATCCGAAACAAGGAGGGTCAGGAATGACTGAGCGACGCACTCTACTCCAGATTTACACGACCGAAGAGAACAAAAAATTGTTTGACCAGTTGGCTGACGCCGCGGGGACATCCACCTCCGAATATGGACACGAGGTTATCGAGGACTACGTTGAATGGGAGACTGGAGAGAGTCAGTATCAGCGGTACAGCACTAACACAAAAATCGAAGCTCTGCTGGAGGAGGCAAAACGCGAAGTGACAGAGCTGTTAGAAGAATTTGAGTCTGGAACAATGGAGGAGGTAAAAACCGTCCAAAAAGTCCGGACGGCATACACCATCGCGATCTGGAAACTGATTCAAGATGACTATTCAGCTGAACAGCGACGGCTTGCGCTGAAATTTGCCGGCGAGCATGTTGGGAGAGATCCAGACATAGAATCGCAAACACCAGACGAGGAAAGCAACCCTGAGTCAGATGCCTCGGCCGCTGCTGAATCGGCAGGTGAGAGTGCATGATGCTGAAAACAGATTATCAGGAGGGTGGTGCAGGGAACCTCGTCGATTACATTCAGCGTGATCGCGAACAGGACGCCGGCGCGACGGTCGACCTCCGAAACCCCGCCGGGCGAGAACTGTCTGACTCAGAGGTGAATCGGTTTGTCGACAAGAGCCGTGAGTTCGGATTCCAGCGGCACATGATCGTCTCGCCAGACCCCACGGGACAATATTCGCCAGAAGAAGTCCGTGCCAACACTCGGGACTTCATGAACAGTGAGTTTACACAGCAGCCGACAACCGACTGCGTGTATGGTGTTCACCGAGACACAGAGTTTCCCCATGCACATATCGCGGCGACTGGCGAGCGTGCGGAATTAGAAATGGGTCGGGAAGATATCCAGCAGATGCGCGAACAAGCAGCGACCGCGTTTGAAGAACCCGCTCGAACACGCGACCCAACGGCTGCCGCTCGCGATGCTCCGGAGGACATTGGCCGGGTCGTGGATGAAGAAGCTCGGGAGCAGTACCACGAGGCAGAACTATCGCTGAACCCCGAAGCAGAAAAAGCGCTCAAACGGGCGACTGAGAAGAGTCAACAGAAAGATGTCGGACAGCCTACGGCTGAGAAAGCGAGCGATGAGCGCCAAACTGAGCCACTCTCAGAACGTGCTGCGGAGAGAGCCGAAGAACAGGCGGCAACTGAACGCGAACCCGAAGTTGATCTTGAACGCGAGCAGGAACCCGAACGCGAAGTTGGGTGGTGGCAGTGAGTTCTAGTTCCTCTGCACCACCAGGACAACGCTCCGGCGAAGTCCCGAATAGCCTCAAGTACGACAAC carries:
- a CDS encoding VirB4 family type IV secretion system protein, with protein sequence MADSEEEYNTNIIHESLGDSTNFWGDYTLGELILFLIPPFGFLVAMGMPFVPAALFFPTLALTAVVEVFLYILHKVRPDHYRLTEWLRVKLFWLVKKRQYTHGQGNQDTRQVTRLERVMPHGIERVDGAYVGAVEVEPANMSLQDDEKWDKAVKSLTRLSESLTGRAKLHVTTAEVDNESHIQAHVDRLDDPDAESHSIFRGVLMEFVNRYTDDSGNVETETELQRKYYIVVWVTDDDIHDLQMNSDSIADYLTGIPVIGRLFTRFDSDTLTDAEREEFKAKKLHDRLETVDRAVNNMFRCRSRSVSPHELAHLTEDYWACETRSEREYEEAASVSPVTYSARELIKHGEGAAAHDAAEGMDTDDVGGTDYEVDETDFVSQLHRPGENHRSLVAPTDIEWEADHALIDQETHARCFWIETYPEHPTSGMLEQLLLDTDLAVDVSIHIDPYDADTAVSVMKEWISSLKMLQNDKGELEAEDIEQEVNQAKYIRQMVRRNHTSLFRVGAFIRLTAETEEDLRKQTNRLETLLRDSPSNCGVKRTTRRQEAGLVTVSPIGANELGQNRLSSMTGEALGSLFPFSSNYLRMEDGIEYGLHGHNDSSLLIDPWELETGHSELVTGMPGGGKTHGTQARAMRMLKKRSDVKQIYIDPVGDMHGSAKMLDAKTITISGETPLNPCEMHPTPPHVLEQSPDMQPVSAKKDEVYGVIENFLQSRDVDLEMHSGLITFLIDKIFTESDIDPADPSTHTPENSPDLSDFLEVVDRLQEEPGMFPGATTESSQQKIQQYANELSIALHPFRPGSTFGNLSKESDLRLIDDSSKAVYLDLQQVEGSGSGLGKQSFIMQLLLSTLYQQAKNMQQKVEIIIDEAHYLFNDDANLESLNQIARHQRHAGLRLVMLSQTLSEFEDKGAAEEIAGMCPIKVHHREPELGDETATSAGLTDEQQSYIQHAEAGKESLGDGQGYSQALVRVDEHGDYPLTIKTSWEEKQIIDLDADAEDALDVVAHEADSRAADFEEFVRSKAVEQELATRGLSPEKAEHVLNGLSEDELVDVVSVALDQTQPEAVVADGGIEAETDTEFDTTENSNE
- a CDS encoding relaxase/mobilization nuclease domain-containing protein is translated as MMLKTDYQEGGAGNLVDYIQRDREQDAGATVDLRNPAGRELSDSEVNRFVDKSREFGFQRHMIVSPDPTGQYSPEEVRANTRDFMNSEFTQQPTTDCVYGVHRDTEFPHAHIAATGERAELEMGREDIQQMREQAATAFEEPARTRDPTAAARDAPEDIGRVVDEEAREQYHEAELSLNPEAEKALKRATEKSQQKDVGQPTAEKASDERQTEPLSERAAERAEEQAATEREPEVDLEREQEPEREVGWWQ